Within Thermogemmatispora onikobensis, the genomic segment GCTCCAGCCCTTTGACAATGATATGGATCGTGCCATCGGGCATGCGAATCATGCGTTCCACGCGCGAGACCGTACCGATCTTGAAGATGTCATCCGGCCCGGCCTGCTCGATTTCCGCCGATCGCTGAGCCACCAGTACGACCAGGCGATTGCCCGGCATGATATCGTTGATCAAGCGAATCGAGCGCTCCTGACCAACCGCCAGCGGCTGCATGGCGAAAGGATAGACCACGACATCTTTCAGGGGAAGGACCGGCAGGATTTCAGGGATCGAGAGCCGCTCCTCGTCGTCGTCCTCCTCCCGCTCATCGTAGTAGTGGTGATGGTGGGAGCGTTCTTCGCGGGAGGGTTCGAGATCGTCATCGATCGCGCGCCGCTGACGCCGCCGCGGCTTCTGGCGTGTGGAGGGCGAGCTGGCAGTGGCCTCTCCTCGCCTGCCACGAGCCGGGCGCCGCCGCGCAGGAGCACTTTTCGCCTGAGTCTCCTCTTCGTCTTGTCTCTCCTGAACCTGTTCTTCCTCTTCTTCTTCTTCGACCGCCTGCTCAGGCATAAGCCCGCGCTTCTTCTGATCCTTTTCCATAAACCTTTCTCAGTCAGTAGTTCGTTCGGTTCATTCGCTAATTGCTACTTCTCCGTGGCACTCTGCCGAACCTGGACGCGCTGAGGCTCGCTGCGGGTCGCGGGCAGCTTGGGCAACGTGACCCAGAGAAAACCATTTTCATAGCGTGCCGTCACTGCCTCGCGATCGATAGGCGAGGGAATGAAGACCTCGACGCGAAAAGGTCCATAGCGGATCTGCGCCTCCTGATAGGAGAGGTTCTCGCGGTCCTCATTGTCATCTCGCCGCTCGCCGCTGACCACCAGCGCATCTTCGTAGAGTGTAACGTTAATCTCATCCTCTGACATTCCGGCAAGCTCTATCTTCACGACGACCTGCTCCGCCGATTCGCGTATATCAGCAGGAGGGCGCCAGACCTCCGAGTGTTGGAGAAGCGCCTGCTGGCTCTGCCAGAGAACTTCCTGCAACAACTGGCGATAGTGGCGTTGCAGTTGTTGCCCCGACCCATCGATATAGCGATAGGTCACCGAGCGGTAGCGCATCCGCATACTGGTTACCTCGTTTCACTCTCCTCAAACGGATCGTGAGGCGTGACCTACATGCAACGTCCTTGCGTGTTAGTGACGACTGGTGGACGTCGTCAGGCTCTGTGTCGATTCCTGGCCGTCTGTCCCTTCGTCCAGCCGGTCGCCTGTCCTGGTCTGGCTCCCTCCATCCCGGGTTGGCTCTCGGTTTCGTGAAGTGCTCTCTCTCTGAGCTTGCGTGTCGCTGACTGGTCGGTTGCTGGTCTGCCTGCTAGAAGGGTCAAGCGAGCCAGGCAAACTGACGGTCAACCGCGAGCGAACTGGCAGGTTTGGCTCCGCCTCGCGCCTTGCCTGTCCTCGTCCCAGAGCAGGGAGCCTGGCTTTCTGCTTCGGCCCTGGCCTTACTCGCTCGCTCCCGTTGCCTTCTCCCTCCCTTCCCCCCTTCC encodes:
- a CDS encoding Hsp20/alpha crystallin family protein; this encodes MRMRYRSVTYRYIDGSGQQLQRHYRQLLQEVLWQSQQALLQHSEVWRPPADIRESAEQVVVKIELAGMSEDEINVTLYEDALVVSGERRDDNEDRENLSYQEAQIRYGPFRVEVFIPSPIDREAVTARYENGFLWVTLPKLPATRSEPQRVQVRQSATEK